From the Oryza glaberrima chromosome 5, OglaRS2, whole genome shotgun sequence genome, one window contains:
- the LOC127774374 gene encoding pre-mRNA splicing factor SR-like 1, with protein MEIQTSGKPIDLLMEKVLCMNIMSSDYFKELYRLKTYHEVIDEIYNQVDHVEPWMTGNCRGPSTAFCLLYKFFTMKLTVKQMHGLLKHPDSPYIRAIGFLYLRYVADPKILWTWYEPYLKDDEEFSPGSNGRMTTMGVYVRDLILGQYYFDSLLPRVPLPVIRQVTSNLEKMKLPTKLSGITGESNRHGSEDTARRPPSVKASLSVSFGQRAPHRASTRESSPVRRTVTHDGHRKSSSPSRRSGSREVPDRDRSSRDRSSRDYDRSSHDRDRDHSSRDYDRSSHDRDRDRDRSSRDYDRSSRDRDHDRDIRDYHRRDRDSRDRDYRSRHSSERQDDRRDRDREGSRHRRSSSRHRSRSRSRSRSRSRSRSRNEERSSPFGNAGKEKTAAISSNLAKLKDLYGDVTEKKDDGEAPRRDSCAEEVIRLGGPRWR; from the exons ATGGAGATACAAACTTCAGGGAAGCCCATTGATCTGCTGATGGAGAAGGTTCTTTGTATGAACATTATGTCTTCTGATTACTTCAAGGAGCTCTACAGGCTGAAGACCTATCATGAGGTCATTGATGAAATATACAATCAAGTTGATCATGTGGAGCCTTGGATGACTGGCAATTGCAGGGGCCCCTCCACTGCATTCTGTCTCCTCTACAAGTTCTTCACCATGAAGCTTACTGTCAAACAGATGCATGGTTTGTTGAAGCATCCTGATTCCCCATACATTAGAGCT ATAGGGTTCTTGTATCTTCGATATGTTGCAGATCCGAAGATCTTGTGGACGTGGTATGAGCCCTACTTGAAGGATGATGAG GAATTCTCCCCTGGATCTAATGGTCGCATGACAACCATGGGTGTTTATGTGCGTGATCTTATACTTGGACAG TACTACTTCGATAGTCTTCTTCCAAGAGTTCCTCTTCCAGTAATTCGTCAAGTGACATCCAATCTTGAGAAGATGAAGTTGCCCACTAAGCTTTCTGGGATTACTGGAGAGTCTAATCGTCATGGATCAGAAGATACTGCCCGCCGGCCTCCTTCCGTGAAGGCTTCTCTGTCAGTTTCCTTTGGACAGCGTGCTCCGCATCGTGCATCCACACGGGAGTCATCTCCAGTTCGGAGGACAGTCACCCATGATGGCCATCGTAAATCTTCCTCACCATCTCGCCGTAGCGGAAGCCGCGAGGTTCCTGATCGTGATCGATCAAGCCGTGACCGTTCTAGTCGTGACTATGACCGTTCAAGCCATGACCGTGATCGTGACCATTCCAGTCGTGACTATGACCGTTCAAGCCATGACCGTGACCGTGATCGTGACCGTTCCAGTCGTGACTATGACCGTTCAAGTCGTGACCGGGATCATGATAGAGACATCAGAGACTATCATCGGCGTGATCGTGACAGCAGGGACCGTGACTACAGGTCTAGGCATTCATCCGAAAGACAAGATGACCGAAGGGACCGTGACCGTGAGGGTAGCAGGCACAGACGGTCCAGCTCTCGGCACAGAAGCAgaagccgcagccgcagccgcagcagaaGCAGGAGCCGCAGCAGAAATGAGGAGAGATCCAGTCCTTTTGGCAATGCAGGCAAAGAAAAGACTGCTGCCATCTCGAGCAACCTAGCAAAGCTCAAGGACTTGTATGGTGATGTAACTGAGAAGAAGGACGACGGTGAAGCCCCTCGCCGTGATTCGTGCGCGGAGGAGGTTATCAGGTTGGGTGGCCCGAGATGGAGATAG
- the LOC127774380 gene encoding small polypeptide DEVIL 10-like, with protein sequence MELAAIASASASICSVYRHLSATPADDNGDDNGARPLSSSEELLKSSSSSRRMTKPAELRRRCYAVLKQQRTRLYILRRCVSMLLCWHEHDLSD encoded by the coding sequence ATGGAGCTCGCCGCGATCGCTTCCGCCTCGGCCTCGATCTGCTCGGTGTACCGCCACCTCTCGGCCACGCCGGCCGATGACAACGGCGACGACAACGGCGCACGGCCGCTGTCCTCTTCGGAGGAGCTCCtgaagtcgtcgtcgtcgtcgcggcggatGACGAAgccggcggagctccggcggcggtgctACGCCGTGCTGAAGCAGCAGAGGACGAGGCTGTACATCCTCCGGCGCTGCGTCTCCATGCTCCTCTGCTGGCACGAGCACGACCTGTCGGATTGA
- the LOC127774376 gene encoding E3 ubiquitin-protein ligase At1g63170-like, with the protein MAVPPVESETRSEETDNFPLLADHMENTGHHAHAVDIPWDSSPSTSRRDNHNGFDQLPRILEGSPGTSTPSNSQNGPLARRDDNRGRRQPSPLNSGCWISVELVVNVSQIIAAICVLSVSRNEHPHSPLFEWVIGYTVGCTAMLPHLYWRYLHRNLPTTGQEPTVQNIPPNNTPEANSYGVTGTNGVSRNNEATVNPRFQAFADHFKMALDCFFAVWFVVGNVWVFGGHSSAHDAPNLYRLCIAFLTFSCIGYAMPFILCALICCCLPCIISILGFREDLNQNRGASAETINALGTCKFKSKKTRDGDGNEVGVGVVAAGTNKERVISAEDAVCCICLARYVDNDDLRELPCAHFFHKDCVDKWLKINALCPLCKAEIDGVSTSAPAIGFGRRHSDNRVGNDIESQL; encoded by the exons ATGGCCGTCCCTCCTGTTGAATCAGAAACAAGAAGTGAAGAAACAGATAATTTCCCTTTACTTGCAGACCACATGGAAAATACTGGACATCATGCACATGCAGTTGATATCCCATGGGATTCTTCACCATCGACATCTCGCCGAGATAATCATAATGGATTTGATCAATTACCTCGTATCTTAGAAGGTTCTCCTGGGACATCTACTCCATCTAACTCTCAGAATGGTCCTCTAGCAAGAAGAGATGATAATCGTGGTCGTCGTCAGCCTAGTCCCTTGAATTCTGGTTGCTGGATCTCAGTTGAGCTAGTTGTAAATGTTAGCCAGATCATAGCAGCTATTTGTGTTCTGTCAGTTTCAAGGAATGAGCATCCACACTCTCCGTTATTTGAGTGGGTCATTGGTTATACAGTAGGTTGTACTGCCATGCTGCCTCATCTTTACTGGCGCTATCTCCATCGCAACCTCCCAACCACTGGGCAAGAGCCAACAGTTCAGAATATCCCTCCAAACAACACCCCAGAAGCTAATTCATATGGAGTAACCGGCACAAATGGAGTCTCAAGAAACAATGAGGCAACTGTAAATCCAAG GTTCCAAGCTTTTGCTGATCACTTCAAAATGGCTCTGGACTGTTTCTTTGCTGTGTGGTTCGTTGTGGGAAATGTATGGGTATTTGGTGGACATTCTTCTGCTCACGACGCGCCCAACTTGTACAG GTTGTGTATTGCCTTCCTCACATTCAGCTGCATCGGCTATGCTATGCCTTTCATCCTCTGCGCATTGATATGTTGCTGCCTACCCTGCATAATCTCTATCTTGGGATTTCGGGAAGATCTAAACCAAAACAGAGGAGCTAGTGCGGAAACAATCAATGCCTTGGGAACATGCAAGTTCAAGTCAAAGAAAACTCGTGATGGAGATGGAAACGAAGTTGGTGTCGGTGTTGTGGCTGCTGGAACAAACAAGGAGCGAGTCATTTCTGCAGAAGATGCT GTCTGCTGCATCTGCTTGGCCAGATATGTCGATAACGATGATCTCCGAGAGCTCCCTTGTGCGCACTTCTTCCACAAGGATTGTGTGGACAAATGGCTCAAGATAAACGCGCTGTGCCCCCTTTGCAAGGCTGAGATAGATGGTGTCTCCACAAGTGCTCCAGCCATTGGCTTTGGGCGTCGCCACAGCGACAACAGGGTAGGAAACGACATTGAATCACAACTATAA